The following coding sequences lie in one Ostrea edulis chromosome 8, xbOstEdul1.1, whole genome shotgun sequence genomic window:
- the LOC125647403 gene encoding uncharacterized protein LOC125647403: MHKNRRPLSNGHSLIALSPFIDQHGVLRVRGRLDKGQKFRQGDGDHHPVIMPKNHYVNRLLMRKFHHQVLHQGRLLTEGALRSGGFWVVGAKNFIRSEIKSRVICRKLRGSFGWQKMADLPEDRMQPAPPFSYVGVDTFGPWLTTQGRTRGGTVNQKILALMFTCLVSRAVHLEAIEELSTASFINALRRFIALRGPDIQFRSDSGTSFTGSVHELNIPSDLVEDPISKRYLEENKVTWAFNPPHASHFGRAWERMIGASRKILDSLLLNHKGPLTHEVLTTFLMDVSAILNARPFVEVSTDPDAPQVLSPDMLIHQNTVHTSQLDIPVFGTKDALRSSWKQVQYLADQFWQRWRIEYMQSLQIRQKWLSEGRQFQKGDVVLM, from the coding sequence ATGCATAAAAATAGACGTCCCCTGTCAAATGGACATTCACTAATTGCCTTATCACCATTCATCGACCAACATGGTGTGCTCCGTGTGAGAGGTAGACTCGACAAAGGGCAAAAGTTCAGGCAAGGAGACGGCGATCATCACCCTGTGATTATGCCCAAGAACCATTATGTCAACAGACTACTTATGCGCAAATTCCATCACCAAGTGTTACATCAGGGACGACTGCTGACAGAAGGTGCACTGCGTTCCGGTGGATTCTGGGTAGTTGGTGCCAAAAATTTCATAAGATCTGAGATCAAGTCCCGTGTCATATGTCGCAAGTTAAGAGGAAGTTTTGGATGGCAGAAAATGGCTGATCTACCTGAGGATAGAATGCAGCCAGCTCCACCTTTCTCTTATGTAGGTGTGGACACCTTCGGACCTTGGCTTACCACGCAAGGACGGACCAGAGGGGGAACCGTGAATCAGAAGATATTGGCTCTGATGTTTACATGTCTTGTATCACGAGCAGTTCATTTGGAAGCAATTGAAGAGTTGTCCACCGCTTCATTTATCAATGCGTTACGCAGGTTTATTGCGTTGAGAGGTCCTGATATACAGTTTAGGTCAGATAGCGGTACAAGTTTCACTGGATCCGTGCATGAACTGAACATTCCTTCTGATCTGGTGGAAGACCCGATATCTAAAAGGTATCTTGAAGAAAACAAGGTTACATGGGCATTCAATCCTCCCCATGCTTCTCACTTTGGTAGGGCATGGGAACGGATGATAGGTGCTTCAAGGAAGATCTTGGACAGCTTACTGTTGAATCATAAGGGACCTTTAACACATGAAGTTTTGACTACCTTTTTGATGGACGTTAGTGCTATCCTGAATGCTAGACCATTTGTCGAAGTATCAACTGACCCAGATGCACCACAGGTACTTTCACCTGATATGTTAATTCATCAAAACACCGTACATACGTCACAGTTAGACATTCCGGTGTTTGGGACCAAGGACGCCCTCAGGAGTTCCTGGAAGCAGGTGCAATATTTGGCGGATCAGTTTTGGCAAAGATGGCGCATAGAGTACATGCAAAGCTTACAGATTCGTCAGAAATGGTTGTCAGAAGGTAGACAGTTCCAGAAAGGAGATGTAGTTCTTATGTGA